One segment of Vibrio gazogenes DNA contains the following:
- a CDS encoding DUF4250 domain-containing protein, producing the protein MNLANFATMDPILLFSLVNTKLRDDFAGDLDQLASYYELDKQALIDRLASAGFEFLPEVGQFR; encoded by the coding sequence ATGAATCTTGCCAACTTTGCCACGATGGATCCGATTCTGCTGTTCAGTTTGGTCAATACGAAGTTACGGGATGATTTTGCCGGAGATCTGGATCAGCTTGCATCTTATTACGAACTCGATAAACAAGCGTTGATCGATCGTCTTGCGAGCGCTGGATTTGAATTCCTTCCTGAAGTCGGCCAATTCCGTTAA
- a CDS encoding YaeP family protein has protein sequence MKVYDCCDLIRERYAQIGSGDQAYIPQAISCALRALNSIAADVSLPQETREQAAFAAANLLISDFEDK, from the coding sequence ATGAAAGTATACGATTGCTGTGATTTAATCCGTGAGCGATACGCCCAGATTGGCAGTGGCGATCAGGCTTACATCCCTCAAGCGATCAGTTGTGCTCTGCGCGCACTCAACAGTATCGCTGCCGATGTATCTCTCCCACAGGAGACTCGTGAGCAAGCCGCCTTTGCTGCTGCCAATTTATTGATTTCAGACTTTGAGGATAAATGA
- a CDS encoding proline--tRNA ligase has translation MRTSKYLLSTLKETPNDAEIVSHQLMLRAGMIRKLASGLYTWLPTGLRVLRKVENIIREEMNKAGAVETLMPVVQPSELWQETGRWDKFGPELLRIADRHDRPFVLGPTHEEVITDMIRNEVKSYKQLPLSLYQIQTKFRDEVRPRFGVMRSREFIMKDAYSFHIDRESLEATYQDMHTAYCRIFNRMGLDYRPVLADSGAIGGSGSQEFHVLAESGEDLIAFSTESDYAANLEKAEALAPATTRAEPTQTMTLVDTPNAKTIAQLVEQFDLPIEKTIKTLYVKASDHVEAPIIALLVRGDHELNEVKAENLPEVAAPLTFATEEEIRALVGAGPGSLGPVGLKLPCVVDRSVAVMSDFAAGANIDDKHYFGINWGRDVELGQVADLRNVVEGDPSPCGQGTLLLKRGIEVGHIFQLGTNYSESMKANVLGPDGKSVTMEMGCYGIGCTRVVAASIEQNNDQNGIIWPDAIAPFEVVIVPMNMHKSERVQEAAEKLYADLQAQGIDVLFDDRKERPGVMFSDMELIGIPHMIIIGDRSMDEGNFEYKNRRSGEKTSVPMGDVVAHLQTQLTR, from the coding sequence ATGCGTACCAGTAAATATCTTCTTTCAACATTGAAGGAGACACCAAACGACGCAGAAATCGTCAGCCATCAGCTCATGCTACGGGCTGGTATGATTCGGAAACTCGCTTCCGGCCTTTATACTTGGTTACCGACCGGGCTGCGTGTGCTGCGTAAAGTCGAGAATATTATTCGGGAAGAAATGAACAAAGCCGGTGCCGTAGAAACACTGATGCCGGTTGTCCAACCTTCGGAGCTATGGCAGGAAACTGGCCGCTGGGATAAGTTCGGCCCCGAATTACTGCGGATTGCAGACCGCCACGACCGACCGTTTGTACTGGGACCGACTCATGAAGAAGTCATCACCGACATGATTCGTAACGAAGTCAAATCCTATAAACAGTTGCCTTTGAGTTTGTATCAGATTCAAACGAAGTTCCGTGATGAAGTTCGTCCCCGTTTCGGTGTGATGCGTTCACGAGAATTCATCATGAAAGATGCATACTCTTTCCACATCGATCGGGAAAGTCTGGAAGCAACCTATCAGGATATGCATACCGCTTACTGCCGTATTTTCAATCGTATGGGTCTCGATTACCGTCCTGTGCTGGCTGATTCAGGCGCTATCGGTGGCAGTGGTTCACAAGAATTCCACGTCCTGGCTGAAAGTGGTGAAGATTTAATTGCCTTCTCAACTGAGTCAGATTACGCAGCCAACCTTGAAAAAGCAGAAGCGTTGGCTCCGGCAACAACACGAGCGGAACCGACACAGACAATGACTCTGGTCGATACGCCGAATGCCAAAACCATCGCCCAGTTGGTTGAACAGTTTGATTTGCCGATTGAAAAGACGATCAAAACACTTTACGTCAAAGCATCGGATCATGTTGAAGCACCTATTATTGCTTTGTTGGTTCGCGGTGATCATGAGCTGAATGAAGTGAAAGCAGAAAACTTACCTGAAGTTGCAGCGCCACTGACGTTTGCCACCGAAGAAGAGATTCGTGCACTCGTCGGCGCAGGGCCGGGCTCGCTGGGGCCTGTCGGTCTGAAATTACCATGTGTGGTTGACCGTTCCGTCGCGGTGATGAGCGACTTCGCGGCAGGTGCGAACATCGATGATAAACATTACTTCGGGATTAACTGGGGCCGTGACGTTGAACTCGGGCAAGTTGCCGATCTGCGTAATGTCGTTGAAGGCGATCCAAGTCCATGCGGACAAGGTACGCTCCTCCTAAAACGAGGCATTGAAGTCGGCCACATCTTCCAGTTGGGCACCAACTATTCAGAATCAATGAAAGCCAATGTGTTGGGCCCGGATGGTAAAAGCGTCACCATGGAAATGGGGTGCTACGGAATCGGATGTACACGGGTTGTTGCTGCCTCAATCGAGCAGAATAATGACCAGAATGGTATTATCTGGCCGGATGCTATTGCACCGTTTGAAGTCGTGATCGTACCGATGAATATGCATAAATCCGAGCGTGTTCAAGAAGCAGCAGAAAAATTATACGCTGACTTACAAGCGCAAGGTATTGATGTCCTGTTCGATGATCGCAAAGAGCGCCCCGGCGTGATGTTTTCCGATATGGAACTGATCGGGATTCCACACATGATCATTATCGGTGACCGCAGTATGGATGAAGGCAATTTCGAATACAAAAACCGTCGGTCCGGCGAAAAAACTTCCGTACCGATGGGTGACGTTGTCGCACATCTTCAGACGCAGCTTACTCGATAA
- the tsaA gene encoding tRNA (N6-threonylcarbamoyladenosine(37)-N6)-methyltransferase TrmO — translation MTPNGHTLAPIGIIHSPYKEKFAVPRQPRLVPAATAQIQLMGEANCPESVRGIEQFSHLWLLFLFDQNLSAGWKPTVRPPRLGGNERIGVFASRSTFRPNGIGMSAVELHGIRQEGNQTWLDIGSVDLVDGTPIIDIKPYLPYADRIEHAHGGYADREPTSTDVRFSDVARQSLTTHPRANEIEAVITQVLAQDPRPAYKKDKPDEKEYAVNLFDLNVKFCVSQSIITVTAIERF, via the coding sequence ATGACACCAAACGGCCATACGCTCGCTCCGATTGGCATCATTCATAGTCCTTACAAAGAGAAATTTGCGGTACCACGACAACCCCGGCTAGTCCCGGCGGCAACCGCTCAAATTCAACTGATGGGTGAAGCGAACTGTCCGGAGTCAGTCCGTGGTATCGAGCAATTCAGCCATCTGTGGCTCCTGTTCTTATTCGATCAGAATCTCAGTGCCGGCTGGAAACCAACCGTCCGCCCGCCCCGGCTTGGCGGTAACGAACGTATCGGCGTCTTTGCATCCCGCTCAACCTTTCGTCCCAACGGCATTGGTATGTCAGCGGTCGAATTACACGGTATCCGTCAGGAAGGCAACCAAACATGGCTCGACATCGGCAGCGTTGATTTGGTGGATGGCACACCGATTATCGATATTAAACCTTACCTCCCTTATGCTGACCGAATTGAACATGCCCACGGCGGGTATGCCGACCGCGAACCGACATCGACGGATGTCCGCTTCAGTGATGTCGCGCGCCAATCACTCACCACCCATCCCCGAGCGAATGAAATTGAAGCCGTCATTACTCAGGTTTTAGCGCAGGATCCTCGTCCGGCTTATAAAAAAGACAAACCCGACGAGAAAGAATATGCGGTGAATTTGTTCGATCTGAACGTCAAATTCTGTGTCAGTCAGTCGATCATCACGGTTACCGCAATAGAACGCTTTTGA
- a CDS encoding YaiI/YqxD family protein — protein sequence MNIWVDADACPKVIREVILRAVERTGVKCTFVANHVIPLPRRDNIRFLQVESGFDVADNEIVRRVAADDLVITSDIPLASEILEHQAMALSPRGDWFTLDTIKARLTMRDFMETMRASGVQTGGPPVMSQAERRDFANHLDRILAKSTRAASGPKS from the coding sequence ATGAATATATGGGTCGATGCCGACGCCTGTCCGAAAGTCATCCGAGAGGTCATTCTGCGGGCTGTCGAGCGTACCGGAGTCAAATGTACTTTTGTTGCGAATCACGTGATTCCGCTACCCCGCCGCGACAATATCCGCTTCTTACAAGTAGAAAGCGGTTTTGATGTTGCCGACAACGAAATCGTCCGCCGGGTTGCCGCCGATGATCTGGTGATCACATCCGACATTCCGCTTGCCAGTGAAATTTTGGAACACCAAGCCATGGCATTAAGTCCGCGTGGCGACTGGTTTACCCTTGATACAATTAAAGCCCGGCTCACCATGCGCGATTTTATGGAAACCATGCGCGCCAGCGGGGTTCAAACCGGCGGGCCTCCTGTCATGAGCCAAGCCGAACGCCGTGACTTTGCCAACCATCTTGACCGGATTTTAGCCAAATCAACCCGGGCAGCGTCAGGGCCGAAATCATGA
- a CDS encoding GNAT family N-acetyltransferase yields MTIATQRMLLLPYTDEYEFDFLSLLCSSGNRLFHQQPFSVSSARAKFHQVLVDSNVYAMAIVDNEHREYMGHLALDLHEKDVGELQFILSRLYWGKGYGTEALSAFLQNVSLRLSLTKIRIFVNEQNQPAVALMRKLGFISRPSLSETPETLYEYPLTVDGPAQKIWQG; encoded by the coding sequence GTGACAATAGCAACGCAAAGAATGCTTTTGCTGCCTTATACGGATGAATATGAGTTCGATTTTCTATCGCTACTATGTTCATCGGGGAATCGGTTGTTTCATCAGCAGCCGTTTAGTGTGTCCAGCGCCCGGGCAAAGTTTCATCAGGTTTTAGTGGATTCAAATGTCTACGCGATGGCAATTGTTGATAATGAACATCGTGAATATATGGGACACCTTGCTTTAGATTTACACGAGAAAGACGTCGGGGAGCTTCAGTTTATCCTCAGTCGTCTTTATTGGGGTAAGGGTTATGGTACCGAGGCATTGAGTGCTTTTTTACAAAATGTATCTTTACGACTCTCATTGACAAAAATTAGGATTTTTGTCAATGAACAGAATCAGCCTGCAGTCGCCTTAATGCGGAAACTTGGGTTTATCTCCCGGCCCTCATTATCAGAAACCCCAGAGACGCTCTATGAGTATCCACTCACAGTCGATGGACCGGCACAAAAAATTTGGCAGGGCTGA